The following proteins are encoded in a genomic region of Gemmatimonadaceae bacterium:
- a CDS encoding outer membrane protein transport protein: MKVLRAPTFVALLACGIASAAHAQGFQLNEIGSCSVARGFAVAASPCKDPSSIYWNPAATASLEGWTIYAGAAAVQLGGEFTADTSRRVSKSDAPIALAPHLFVNYGSKDDRWAAGIGVYVPYGLTSQWPGDFSGRFEALKASLMSVYFQPNVAYHFAPGWEVGGGPVFGYSHVELRQSLDLAQQFAAPGLTFGQLGVAAQTEFARAKLSGSGTAVGFNVGVHGSIGADWDVGARYLSRLDFHYDNADATFSQVPTHLVLAAGNPLNAPPGTPVDAILATEFAPGQPLSAQKVSTRIKHPAQFQAGIAYSGLVTTRLEGDVEWTQFSDFDRLPITFSGPASGEDRTLIENYENSWSIRLGAEHAFPVGIKGRLGFSYVKTPAPDVTVTPLLPDMNRRNYSLGLGVPLSPRYTLDAAYLHVDTSGRRGRIVDPAGIAVPTLDLNSGFYTLEANVLSLSIRANF, translated from the coding sequence ATGAAAGTGCTCCGTGCTCCAACGTTCGTCGCGCTGCTTGCATGCGGCATCGCATCCGCCGCGCACGCCCAGGGCTTTCAACTCAATGAAATCGGCAGTTGCTCGGTCGCGCGCGGATTCGCCGTGGCCGCGTCGCCGTGCAAGGATCCATCGAGCATTTACTGGAACCCGGCGGCGACGGCATCGCTGGAAGGATGGACGATCTACGCCGGCGCCGCGGCGGTGCAGCTTGGCGGCGAGTTCACAGCCGACACGTCGCGGCGCGTGTCGAAGAGCGATGCCCCGATTGCCCTGGCGCCGCACCTGTTCGTGAACTACGGCTCGAAAGACGATCGTTGGGCAGCCGGCATCGGTGTGTACGTGCCCTACGGACTCACGTCGCAGTGGCCTGGGGACTTCTCGGGCCGCTTCGAGGCGCTCAAGGCGTCGCTCATGTCCGTTTATTTTCAGCCTAACGTTGCCTACCACTTTGCGCCCGGTTGGGAGGTGGGCGGCGGCCCCGTGTTCGGCTACTCGCACGTCGAGCTGCGGCAGTCGCTCGACCTCGCCCAACAATTCGCCGCGCCCGGCCTCACGTTCGGGCAGCTGGGCGTCGCGGCGCAGACGGAATTCGCGCGCGCCAAGCTGTCGGGCAGCGGCACGGCAGTCGGCTTCAACGTCGGCGTGCACGGCTCCATTGGCGCCGATTGGGACGTCGGCGCCCGCTACCTCTCGCGGCTCGACTTCCACTATGACAACGCCGACGCGACGTTCTCGCAGGTGCCGACCCACCTCGTGCTCGCCGCGGGCAACCCGCTCAATGCGCCGCCGGGTACGCCGGTCGACGCCATCCTCGCCACGGAGTTCGCTCCCGGCCAGCCGCTCAGTGCGCAGAAAGTGTCGACGCGCATCAAGCATCCCGCGCAGTTCCAGGCCGGCATCGCCTATTCAGGCTTGGTGACGACGCGCCTCGAGGGCGACGTCGAGTGGACGCAGTTCTCGGATTTCGACCGGCTGCCGATCACGTTCAGCGGGCCGGCGAGCGGAGAAGACCGCACGCTGATCGAGAACTACGAGAACTCCTGGTCGATCCGTCTCGGCGCCGAGCACGCGTTCCCGGTCGGCATCAAAGGCCGGTTAGGCTTCTCATACGTGAAGACGCCGGCGCCCGATGTCACGGTGACGCCGTTGCTGCCCGACATGAATCGCCGGAACTACTCGCTCGGCCTCGGCGTCCCGCTGTCGCCGCGATACACGCTCGACGCCGCGTACCTCCACGTCGACACGAGCGGGCGCCGCGGCCGCATCGTGGATCCCGCCGGCATCGCCGTGCCTACGTTAGACCTGAACTCGGGTTTCTACACGCTCGAGGCGAACGTGCTGTCGCTCAGCATCCGCGCCAACTTCTGA
- the recN gene encoding DNA repair protein RecN, whose product MLTELRIRNFAIIESLTLPLEPGFNVLTGETGAGKSIVVGALALLLGERASADVIRTGADKATVEGVFDAGTQGGVRALLDAHGIDTDDGMVVLRREIAASGRTRAWINDAATTAGVLADVGRALINLHGQHEAQSLLDSDSQRDLLDAFAGATAAAAAVRERFDAMHGLASEIEALRRRAADAERRADYLRHVAHEIEGAKLSSGEAESLEEEARRLEHADELRSLAQRMADLLQQSEGGVLPGLAQLQRSLAAIQRIDPALSRLQELFDNGYYALEELARALDDYAGAVDLDPARLADVERRRDVIFRLTKKYGPTAADVLEAGRAARAELDLVDTASLDIRQLEQRHAAAREAFTAAARELTARRRDGTRRLGAEVDALLPELGIADGTFGARLVPRAAPAASGAEDVEFLVALNVGHDARPLARVASGGELSRIMLALKTILARVDRVATLIFDEVDAGIGGRVGLQVGDTMRRVAAHHQVLAITHLAQIAARAHHHVVVSKGARGGITTADTRIVANEERVHEIARMLGGNEDSDTALAHARELLADAATVPVAAAPAPARAAARRQGSRRR is encoded by the coding sequence GTGCTGACCGAGCTGCGTATTCGCAATTTCGCGATCATCGAGAGTCTCACGCTGCCGCTCGAACCGGGGTTCAACGTGCTCACCGGCGAGACGGGGGCGGGGAAGTCCATCGTCGTCGGCGCGCTGGCGCTTTTGTTAGGCGAGCGCGCCAGTGCCGACGTGATCCGCACCGGCGCCGACAAGGCGACGGTCGAGGGCGTCTTCGACGCGGGCACGCAGGGCGGCGTGCGCGCGCTGCTCGACGCGCACGGCATCGACACCGACGATGGAATGGTCGTGCTGCGCCGGGAGATCGCGGCGTCCGGCCGCACGCGGGCCTGGATCAACGATGCGGCCACGACGGCCGGTGTGCTGGCCGATGTCGGCCGCGCGCTCATCAATCTGCACGGACAGCACGAGGCGCAGTCGCTGCTCGATTCCGACTCGCAGCGCGATCTCCTCGATGCGTTTGCCGGCGCGACTGCCGCCGCCGCGGCGGTGCGCGAGCGTTTCGACGCCATGCACGGGCTGGCATCGGAGATCGAGGCGCTGCGCCGCCGCGCGGCCGACGCCGAGCGCCGCGCCGACTACCTGCGCCACGTGGCGCACGAAATCGAAGGAGCGAAGCTCTCGTCCGGCGAAGCCGAGTCGCTCGAAGAAGAGGCGCGCCGACTCGAGCACGCAGATGAGCTGCGCTCGCTCGCACAGCGCATGGCCGATCTCCTTCAACAGTCGGAGGGCGGCGTGCTGCCGGGCCTCGCCCAGTTGCAGCGGTCGCTGGCCGCCATCCAGCGCATCGATCCCGCGCTGTCGCGTCTTCAGGAGCTGTTCGACAACGGGTATTACGCGCTCGAGGAGCTCGCGCGCGCGCTGGACGACTACGCCGGCGCCGTCGATCTGGATCCCGCGCGGCTGGCGGACGTCGAGCGCCGCCGGGACGTGATCTTTCGCCTAACGAAAAAGTACGGGCCCACGGCGGCCGATGTCCTCGAGGCCGGACGGGCGGCGCGCGCCGAGCTCGATCTCGTGGACACCGCGTCGCTCGACATCCGCCAGCTCGAACAGCGGCACGCCGCGGCGCGCGAGGCGTTCACCGCCGCCGCCCGCGAGCTCACCGCGCGGCGCCGCGACGGCACGCGGCGACTCGGCGCCGAGGTCGACGCGCTGCTGCCCGAGTTAGGCATCGCGGACGGGACGTTCGGTGCGCGCCTCGTGCCCCGCGCTGCGCCCGCGGCGAGCGGCGCCGAGGACGTCGAGTTTCTCGTCGCGCTCAATGTGGGCCACGATGCGCGCCCGCTGGCGCGCGTCGCGTCCGGCGGCGAGCTCTCGCGCATCATGCTCGCACTCAAAACGATTCTCGCGCGCGTCGATCGCGTTGCGACGCTCATCTTCGACGAGGTCGACGCCGGCATCGGAGGCCGCGTCGGACTGCAGGTGGGCGACACCATGCGCCGCGTGGCCGCGCACCACCAGGTGCTCGCCATTACACACCTCGCCCAGATCGCCGCGCGGGCGCACCATCACGTGGTGGTGAGCAAGGGGGCGCGCGGCGGCATCACCACGGCCGACACGCGCATCGTCGCCAACGAGGAGCGCGTGCACGAGATCGCGCGCATGTTAGGCGGAAACGAAGACAGCGATACCGCGCTCGCCCACGCGCGCGAGCTGCTCGCCGATGCGGCCACGGTGCCGGTTGCCGCCGCGCCGGCGCCGGCGCGGGCTGCCGCCCGGCGTCAGGGTTCTCGCCGCCGCTGA
- a CDS encoding NAD(+)/NADH kinase, which translates to MTRLGVVGNRRYERLHDVLLTLKRRGPDLGMTLFYENELLDAGADGELLDDPTRIDALLTLGGDGTMLRGARLVAGRQIPILGVNLGRLGFLTACAGGELESALERFSQGDYTVQHRMALEARTSRAQNDRRRALNDVVLHKGGFARVVHLRVSVNGETIGAFVADGLIVSTPTGSTAYSLSAGGPVVVPTVESIVLTPISPHTLAVRPVVLPPSAEVVVQVEDGPEELLVTIDGQTGTTFGTGDTLTVRRADRPVLLVTFRGATFFSRMRRKLTWGGLRERDENDRC; encoded by the coding sequence GTGACGCGCCTCGGCGTGGTAGGCAATCGCCGCTACGAACGGCTGCACGACGTGCTGCTCACGCTCAAGCGGCGCGGCCCCGACCTCGGCATGACGCTGTTCTACGAGAACGAGCTCCTCGACGCCGGCGCGGACGGCGAGCTGCTCGACGACCCCACACGCATCGACGCCTTGCTCACCCTGGGCGGCGACGGCACGATGCTCCGCGGCGCCCGTCTCGTTGCGGGCCGACAAATCCCCATCCTTGGCGTCAACCTCGGGCGGCTTGGGTTTCTCACGGCCTGCGCAGGTGGAGAGCTCGAGAGCGCGCTCGAGCGGTTCTCCCAGGGCGACTATACCGTGCAGCACCGCATGGCGCTCGAAGCGCGCACGTCGCGCGCGCAGAACGACCGGCGGCGCGCGCTCAACGATGTGGTGCTGCACAAGGGCGGATTCGCACGCGTCGTGCACCTGCGCGTCTCCGTGAACGGGGAAACGATAGGCGCGTTCGTCGCCGATGGCCTCATCGTTTCCACGCCAACCGGATCAACGGCGTACAGCCTGTCTGCCGGCGGTCCCGTCGTCGTGCCGACCGTCGAGTCCATCGTGCTCACGCCGATCTCGCCGCACACGCTCGCGGTCCGACCCGTCGTGCTGCCTCCGTCGGCCGAGGTGGTCGTGCAAGTAGAAGATGGGCCCGAAGAGCTTTTGGTGACGATCGACGGCCAGACCGGTACGACATTCGGCACCGGCGACACGCTCACCGTGCGGCGAGCGGATCGGCCGGTGCTCTTGGTGACTTTCCGTGGCGCAACGTTCTTCAGCCGCATGCGGCGCAAGCTGACGTGGGGCGGATTACGGGAGCGCGACGAGAACGACAGGTGCTGA